The following are encoded together in the Phaseolus vulgaris cultivar G19833 chromosome 9, P. vulgaris v2.0, whole genome shotgun sequence genome:
- the LOC137821700 gene encoding ubiquitin-like-specific protease ESD4, whose product MGAMTTNRKRTQECINVNYTNSDPSRKRSKLSTKPVPSAATVVARLSRYPELYAPLPREVHAPCRRTKFPLAARVGARGSDAMGNVLIAKFEKAKRSALAKYRTVVEKWKEVIVVDAESDEPCADSSVEEPRGDGDRFGVQQQSLSTLSFDSGLRNAELKVASGGKLWGPETQLDVENVHAYKKLLEDVGRRNGTFQRLNFEINLNEKRRDHFNLLRPKKELDEEPEVLQEPFVALSSEEEDEVERAFSANRWTILVTHENSNIEITGEKFRCLRSTGWLNDEVINLYLTLLKEREQRQSHKFLKCHFFNTFFYKKLISGPNGYDFKSVRRWTSQRKLGYSLLECDKIFVPIHQEIHWCLAVINNEDKKLQYLDSMKGEDSSVLEKLAKYFADEVNDKNGKDIGVNTWKKEFVKDLPVQKNGCDCGVFMIKYVDFYSRGLELYFDQENMPYFRRRTAKEILRLKAE is encoded by the exons ATGGGTGCGATGACCACTAACCGCAAGCGCACCCAAGAATGCATCAACGTCAACTACACCAATTCGGATCCCTCCCGTAAACGCTCCAAATTATCCACCAAACCCGTTCCGTCCGCCGCCACCGTCGTCGCGCGACTCTCCCGGTATCCGGAACTTTACGCGCCGTTGCCGAGGGAGGTTCACGCGCCCTGCCGGCGGACAAAATTTCCACTCGCTGCTAGGGTTGGCGCTCGCGGGAGCGACGCCATGGGGAACGTTCTGATCGCGAAGTTCGAGAAGGCGAAGCGTTCGGCGTTGGCGAAGTATAGGACCGTGGTGGAGAAGTGGAAGGAGGTGATTGTAGTGGACGCGGAGAGTGATGAGCCTTGCGCGGATTCGAGTGTGGAAGAGCCGCGTGGTGATGGTGACAGGTTTGGGGTTCAGCAGCAGTCGCTGTCGACGTTGTCATTTGATTCGGGGCTGAGGAATGCGGAGTTGAAGGTGGCGAGTGGAGGGAAGTTGTGGGGTCCTGAGACGCAGCTTGATGTTGAAAATGTTCATGCGTATAAGAAGTTGCTTGAGGATGTTGGGAGGAGAAATGGCACGTTTCAGAGGCTGAATTTTGAGATTAACCTGAATGAGAAGCGCAGGGACCATTTTAATTTGTTGAGGCCTAAGAAGGAATTGGATGAG GAACCAGAAGTGCTGCAAGAACCATTTGTTGCTCTTAGTAGTGAGGAAGAAGACGAGGTTGAACGTGCCTTCTCTGCCAACCG GTGGACAATCTTGGTTACCCATGAAAATTCTAATATTGAGATTACTGGAGAAAAGTTTCGGTGCCTTAGGTCAACTGGATGGTTAAATGATGAG GTGATAAATTTGTACTTAACATTGCTGAAGGAGAGGGAACAAAGACAGTCACATAAATTTCTGAAATGTCATTTTTTCAATACCTTTTTCTACAAAAAG TTAATAAGTGGTCCGAATGGTTATGATTTCAAATCTGTCAGAAGATGGACAAGCCAACGGAAATTGGGATACAGTTTACTTGAATGTGATAAA ATATTTGTACCTATCCATCAAGAGATACATTGGTGCTTGGCAGTTATCAATAATGAAGATAAGAAATTGCAGTATCTTGACTCAATGAAAGGAGAGGATAGTTCTGTGCTAGAAAAGCTG GCTAAATATTTTGCGGATGAAGTAAATGACAAGAACGGAAAAGATATTGGTGTAAATACctggaaaaaagaatttgtgaaAGACCTTCCTGTTCAGAAAAATGG GTGTGATTGTGGGGTGTTTATGATCAAATATGTGGACTTTTATAGCAGGGGCCTGGAGCTGTATTTTGACCAG GAAAACATGCCTTACTTCCGGCGTAGGACAGCCAAGGAGATCTTGAGATTGAAAGCTGAATGA
- the LOC137821244 gene encoding kinesin-like protein KIN-13A isoform X2: protein MRNLNFNGESASEPYTPTAQSLGGVAGSDGFFSPEFRGDFGAGLLDLHAMDDTELLSEHVVSEPFEPSPFMPGDARVFEDDFNPINCKLESGEADADASISLPMNEKEYSTRENNVAKIRVVVRKRPLNKKELAKKEDDIVTVSDNAYLTVHEPKLKVDLTAYVEKHEFCFDAVLDEHVTNDEVYRTTVEPIIPTIFERTKATCFAYGQTGSGKTYTMQPLPLRAAEDLVWQLHQPVYRNQRFKLWLSYFEIYGGKLYDLLSDRKKLCMREDGRQQVCIVGLQEFEVCDVEIVKEFIERGNAARSTGSTGANEESSRSHAILQLVVKKHSEVKESKRNNDGNEARSGKVVGKISFIDLAGSERGADTTDNDRQTRIEGAEINKSLLALKECIRALDNDQIHIPFRGSKLTEVLRDSFVGNSKTVMISCISPGAGSCEHTLNTLRYADRVKSLSKSGNPRKDQVPNPAPQTNKEISSTSSIPTSASAEDFNYQRQEKTMDIGRKFIERENSSYSSAATAADKQPLSFSSNYLSNGREEKGLPSASLDRERFEPKNSYGDTTSQKMNSYSQIDTGEKLQKVSPPRRKGSKDEKSERPANWMKRDANGSDTFTTNSKQQSTGNYNTVSKDEKSDRPSNWMKRDSSSSDLFTTSSKQQSTGNYAPKDEKSERPANWMKRDASNSDIFSTSLKQPSTGNYNNVTTGSRPYEAESSPNGNINAVLEEEEALIAAHRKEIEDTMEIVREEMKLLAEVDQPGSLIDNYVTQLSFVLSRKAASLVGLQARLARFQHRLKEQEILSRKRVPRQ from the exons atgagaaaccTCAATTTTAATGGGGAATCTGCTTCAGAGCCATATACACCCACCGCCCAATCTTTAGGTGGAGTGGCCGGGTCGGATGGGTTTTTTTCTCCTGAGTTCAGGGGGGATTTTGGAGCTGGGCTTTTGGATCTTCATGCAATGGATGATACCGAGCTTTTGTCTGAG CATGTAGTTTCAGAACCGTTTGAGCCATCACCCTTCATGCCTGGAGATGCTAGAGTATTTGAAGATGATTTTAATCCAATTAACTGCAAGCTGGAAAGCGGGGAAGCAGATGCTGATGCATCAATTTCTTTACCAATGAATGAAAAAGAGTATAGCACAAGGGAAAATAATGTTGCTAAAATTAGAGTTGTG GTACGCAAAAGACCATTAAACAAGAAGGAACTAGCTAAGAAGGAGGATGATATTGTAACCGTATCTGACAATGCATATCTGACAGTCCATGAACCCAAACTAAAG GTTGATTTGACAGCTTATGTGGAGAAGCATGAGTTTTGTTTTGATGCTGTGCTTGATGAGCATGTTACCAATGATGAA GTATACAGAACTACAGTTGAACCAATTATTCCTACAATTTTTGAGCGAACCAAAGCTACCTGTTTTGCTTATGGTCAAACAG GAAGTGGCAAAACATACACAATGCAACCTTTACCACTCAGAGCTGCAGAAGACCTTGTTTGGCAGTTGCATCAGCCAGTTTACCGGAATCAGAGATTTAAATTGTGGCTCAGCTATTTTGAGATATATGGTGGAAAGCTTTATGATCTTCTTAGTGACAGAAA GAAACTTTGCATGAGGGAAGATGGACGACAGCAAGTTTGCATTGTAGGACTGCAAGAATTTGAAGTTTGTGATGTGGAAATTGTCAAAGAATTCATTGAAAGGGGAAATGCTGCAAGAAGTACAGGATCCACTGGTGCTAATGAGGAGTCTTCCAGGTCACATGCTATCTTACAGCTGGTTGTAAAGAAACACAGTGAAGTGAAAGAGAGTAAGCGAAACAATGATGGGAATGAGGCAAGAAGTGGGAAGGTTGTGGGGAAAATTTCTTTTATTGATCTTGCTGGAAGTGAACGAGGTGCTGACACTACTGATAATGATCGTCAGACACG GATTGAAGGAGCGGAAATCAACAAGAGTCTTTTGGCTCTGAAGGAGTGCATCCGTGCCTTAGACAATGACCAGATCCATATTCCATTTCGAGGAAGTAAACTTACAGAAGTGCTTCGTGACTCCTTTGTGGGTAATTCAAAGACTGTAATGATCTCTTGTATATCTCCAGGTGCTGGATCTTGTGAACACACACTTAATACCTTGAGATATGCAGATCG AGTTAAAAGTCTGTCCAAAAGTGGGAATCCTAGAAAAGACCAGGTCCCAAATCCTGCACCACAAACTAATAAGGAGATTTCATCCACATCATCCATTCCTACTAGTGCTAGTGCAGAGGATTTTAACTATCAACGTCAAGAGAAAACAATGGACATAGGCAGGAAATTCATTGAAAGGGAGAATTCTTCGTACAGCTCTGCTGCTACCGCTGCTGACAAACAGCCATTAAGTTTTTCTTCAAATTATCTATCAAATGGGCGAGAGGAAAAGGGCTTGCCTTCTGCTTCATTGGACCGGGAGAGGTTTGAACCGAAGAACTCGTATGGTGACACTACCAGTCAAAAGATGAACTCTTACTCACAAATTGATACAGGTGAGAAGTTGCAAAAAGTGTCTCCACCACGCAGAAAAGGGTCTAAGGATGAAAAATCTGAAAGGCCTGCAAACTGGATGAAAAGGGATGCAAATGGTTCTGATACCTTCACTACAAACTCCAAGCAGCAGAGCACTGGGAACTATAACACTGTGTCTAAGGATGAAAAGTCTGATAGGCCTTCAAACTGGATGAAAAGGGATTCCAGCAGTTCTGATCTTTTCACTACAAGCTCCAAACAGCAGAGCACGGGGAATTATGCGCCTAAGGATGAAAAATCTGAAAGGCCAGCAAACTGGATGAAAAGGGATGCCAGCAACTCTGATATCTTCTCTACAAGCTTAAAGCAGCCGAGCACAGGGAACTATAACAATGTTACAACTGGATCCAGGCCTTATGAAGCAGAATCCTCTCCTAACGGGAATATCAATGCAGTACTCGAG GAGGAAGAAGCACTAATTGCTGCTCATAGGAAGGAAATTGAGGATACAATGGAGATTGTTCGTGAA GAAATGAAACTCCTGGCAGAAGTGGACCAACCGGGAAGCCTAATTGACAACTATGTAACCCAATTGAGTTTTGTGCTTTCTCGGAAAGCAGCGAGTCTGGTGGGTCTTCAAGCTCGTCTTGCAAGATTCCAACATCGGCTAAAAGAGCAGGAGATTCTAAGTAGAAAAAGAGTTCCGCGTCAGTAA
- the LOC137821244 gene encoding kinesin-like protein KIN-13A isoform X1 has product MPQGNAAAAAALLDNGGDAGDAVMARWLQSAGLQHLASPLASTAIDHRLLPNLLMQGYGAQSAEEKQRLLKLMRNLNFNGESASEPYTPTAQSLGGVAGSDGFFSPEFRGDFGAGLLDLHAMDDTELLSEHVVSEPFEPSPFMPGDARVFEDDFNPINCKLESGEADADASISLPMNEKEYSTRENNVAKIRVVVRKRPLNKKELAKKEDDIVTVSDNAYLTVHEPKLKVDLTAYVEKHEFCFDAVLDEHVTNDEVYRTTVEPIIPTIFERTKATCFAYGQTGSGKTYTMQPLPLRAAEDLVWQLHQPVYRNQRFKLWLSYFEIYGGKLYDLLSDRKKLCMREDGRQQVCIVGLQEFEVCDVEIVKEFIERGNAARSTGSTGANEESSRSHAILQLVVKKHSEVKESKRNNDGNEARSGKVVGKISFIDLAGSERGADTTDNDRQTRIEGAEINKSLLALKECIRALDNDQIHIPFRGSKLTEVLRDSFVGNSKTVMISCISPGAGSCEHTLNTLRYADRVKSLSKSGNPRKDQVPNPAPQTNKEISSTSSIPTSASAEDFNYQRQEKTMDIGRKFIERENSSYSSAATAADKQPLSFSSNYLSNGREEKGLPSASLDRERFEPKNSYGDTTSQKMNSYSQIDTGEKLQKVSPPRRKGSKDEKSERPANWMKRDANGSDTFTTNSKQQSTGNYNTVSKDEKSDRPSNWMKRDSSSSDLFTTSSKQQSTGNYAPKDEKSERPANWMKRDASNSDIFSTSLKQPSTGNYNNVTTGSRPYEAESSPNGNINAVLEEEEALIAAHRKEIEDTMEIVREEMKLLAEVDQPGSLIDNYVTQLSFVLSRKAASLVGLQARLARFQHRLKEQEILSRKRVPRQ; this is encoded by the exons ATGCCGCAGGGCAATGCCGCCGCCGCCGCTGCTCTGTTGGACAACGGCGGCGATGCTGGAGACGCCGTCATGGCGCGGTGGCTCCAGTCCGCCGGCTTGCAGCATCTCGCCTCTCCCCTGGCTTCTACCGCCATCGATCATCGCCTCCTCCCCAACCTTCTCATGCAG ggttatGGAGCACAGTCTGCCGAGGAGAAGCAGAGGCTtttgaagttaatgagaaaccTCAATTTTAATGGGGAATCTGCTTCAGAGCCATATACACCCACCGCCCAATCTTTAGGTGGAGTGGCCGGGTCGGATGGGTTTTTTTCTCCTGAGTTCAGGGGGGATTTTGGAGCTGGGCTTTTGGATCTTCATGCAATGGATGATACCGAGCTTTTGTCTGAG CATGTAGTTTCAGAACCGTTTGAGCCATCACCCTTCATGCCTGGAGATGCTAGAGTATTTGAAGATGATTTTAATCCAATTAACTGCAAGCTGGAAAGCGGGGAAGCAGATGCTGATGCATCAATTTCTTTACCAATGAATGAAAAAGAGTATAGCACAAGGGAAAATAATGTTGCTAAAATTAGAGTTGTG GTACGCAAAAGACCATTAAACAAGAAGGAACTAGCTAAGAAGGAGGATGATATTGTAACCGTATCTGACAATGCATATCTGACAGTCCATGAACCCAAACTAAAG GTTGATTTGACAGCTTATGTGGAGAAGCATGAGTTTTGTTTTGATGCTGTGCTTGATGAGCATGTTACCAATGATGAA GTATACAGAACTACAGTTGAACCAATTATTCCTACAATTTTTGAGCGAACCAAAGCTACCTGTTTTGCTTATGGTCAAACAG GAAGTGGCAAAACATACACAATGCAACCTTTACCACTCAGAGCTGCAGAAGACCTTGTTTGGCAGTTGCATCAGCCAGTTTACCGGAATCAGAGATTTAAATTGTGGCTCAGCTATTTTGAGATATATGGTGGAAAGCTTTATGATCTTCTTAGTGACAGAAA GAAACTTTGCATGAGGGAAGATGGACGACAGCAAGTTTGCATTGTAGGACTGCAAGAATTTGAAGTTTGTGATGTGGAAATTGTCAAAGAATTCATTGAAAGGGGAAATGCTGCAAGAAGTACAGGATCCACTGGTGCTAATGAGGAGTCTTCCAGGTCACATGCTATCTTACAGCTGGTTGTAAAGAAACACAGTGAAGTGAAAGAGAGTAAGCGAAACAATGATGGGAATGAGGCAAGAAGTGGGAAGGTTGTGGGGAAAATTTCTTTTATTGATCTTGCTGGAAGTGAACGAGGTGCTGACACTACTGATAATGATCGTCAGACACG GATTGAAGGAGCGGAAATCAACAAGAGTCTTTTGGCTCTGAAGGAGTGCATCCGTGCCTTAGACAATGACCAGATCCATATTCCATTTCGAGGAAGTAAACTTACAGAAGTGCTTCGTGACTCCTTTGTGGGTAATTCAAAGACTGTAATGATCTCTTGTATATCTCCAGGTGCTGGATCTTGTGAACACACACTTAATACCTTGAGATATGCAGATCG AGTTAAAAGTCTGTCCAAAAGTGGGAATCCTAGAAAAGACCAGGTCCCAAATCCTGCACCACAAACTAATAAGGAGATTTCATCCACATCATCCATTCCTACTAGTGCTAGTGCAGAGGATTTTAACTATCAACGTCAAGAGAAAACAATGGACATAGGCAGGAAATTCATTGAAAGGGAGAATTCTTCGTACAGCTCTGCTGCTACCGCTGCTGACAAACAGCCATTAAGTTTTTCTTCAAATTATCTATCAAATGGGCGAGAGGAAAAGGGCTTGCCTTCTGCTTCATTGGACCGGGAGAGGTTTGAACCGAAGAACTCGTATGGTGACACTACCAGTCAAAAGATGAACTCTTACTCACAAATTGATACAGGTGAGAAGTTGCAAAAAGTGTCTCCACCACGCAGAAAAGGGTCTAAGGATGAAAAATCTGAAAGGCCTGCAAACTGGATGAAAAGGGATGCAAATGGTTCTGATACCTTCACTACAAACTCCAAGCAGCAGAGCACTGGGAACTATAACACTGTGTCTAAGGATGAAAAGTCTGATAGGCCTTCAAACTGGATGAAAAGGGATTCCAGCAGTTCTGATCTTTTCACTACAAGCTCCAAACAGCAGAGCACGGGGAATTATGCGCCTAAGGATGAAAAATCTGAAAGGCCAGCAAACTGGATGAAAAGGGATGCCAGCAACTCTGATATCTTCTCTACAAGCTTAAAGCAGCCGAGCACAGGGAACTATAACAATGTTACAACTGGATCCAGGCCTTATGAAGCAGAATCCTCTCCTAACGGGAATATCAATGCAGTACTCGAG GAGGAAGAAGCACTAATTGCTGCTCATAGGAAGGAAATTGAGGATACAATGGAGATTGTTCGTGAA GAAATGAAACTCCTGGCAGAAGTGGACCAACCGGGAAGCCTAATTGACAACTATGTAACCCAATTGAGTTTTGTGCTTTCTCGGAAAGCAGCGAGTCTGGTGGGTCTTCAAGCTCGTCTTGCAAGATTCCAACATCGGCTAAAAGAGCAGGAGATTCTAAGTAGAAAAAGAGTTCCGCGTCAGTAA
- the LOC137820256 gene encoding ABC transporter C family member 14-like translates to MSPHLQTLLPLHLNMSSSFPPSWLTSPSCSTLDIDSSSPTAFLTVQWLRFLLLSPCPQRLILSAIDFIFLLTLSAFAAVKLYSRFSSPHSSSSSTTKPLLHEKHFEHKVTFLFKLTFLVTTLLLAAYTVLGVLAFTQTSLSSWTVIEALFRLFQAVANMVVVILLVHENKFKASEHPFSLRMYWIGNMVVSCFFAISGIVRFVTVDGARLEPSLRVDDVFSLVNLPLSAFLFVVATKGVTGIQVIGVSDDVATYQSLSNDRNSSPYAHSSVFSKILWLWMNPVLNKGYRAPLKLNDVPSLPLEFRAEKMSELFQSNWPKEEDNCKHPVGVTLFRCFWRHIAFTGFLAVIRLAVMYVGPMLIQSFVDFTSRKDSTPLEGLILILILFFSKSVEVLSVHQFNFNSQKLGMLMRSSIITSVYKKGLRLSSSSRQAHGTGQIVNHMAVDAQQLSDLMMQFHPIWLMPLQVAAALALIYNSIGLSALAALLGTSLVFIFTLIRTKKSNSFQFRIMKSRDLRMKATNELLNNMRVIKFQAWEEYFGNKIQQFREAEHGWIGKFLYYFAINMGVLTTAPLLVCVLTFGAAILQGAPLNAGTVFTITSVIKILQEPVRTFPQALILISQAMISLGRLDEFMMSKEMDEGAVERLEGCDGDIAVEIKNGEFSWDDADANVALKVEDLEIKRGDHAAVVGTVGSGKSSLLASLLGEMIKISGKVRVCGSVAYVAQTSWIQNATIQENIMFGLPMNREKYEEAIRVCCLEKDLEMMEYGDQTEIGERGINLSGGQKQRVQLARAVYQDCDIYLLDDVFSAVDAQTGSFIFKECIMGALKNKTILLVTHQVDFLHNVDCIMVMREGRIVQSGKYDELLNAGLDFGALVAAHESSMEIAESSDKGGDDSIQSPKLARIPSKEKEKEGEKQPQDQAKSANTTAKLIEDEERETGRVNLKVYEHYFTEAFGWWGIVLMLAMSLTWILSFLAGDYWLAIGTAEGSNFAPSTFITVYACIAVGVTFVVMARSLLFTYWGLKTSQSFFSGMLQSILHAPMSFFDTTPSGRILSRVSTDILWIDISIPMLVNFVMVAYFSVISILFVTCQNAWETVFLLIPLFYLNNWYRKYYLASSRELTRLDSITKAPVIHHFSETIAGVMTIRGFRKQNTFCQENIDKVNASLRMDFHNNGANEWLGFRLDYMGVVFLCIATVFMIFLPSAIIRPEYVGLSLSYGLALSSLLAFTITMTCSVENKMVSVERIKQFTNLPSEAPWKMADSSPPKNWPSHGHIELNNLQVRYRPNTPLVLKGVSLTIEGGEKIGVVGRTGSGKSTLIQVLFRLIEPSAGKITVDGINICTVGLHDLRSRFGIIPQDPVLFQGTVRSNIDPLGLYSEEEIWKSLERCQLKEVVAAKSEKLEASVVDGGDNWSVGQRQLLCLGRIMLKRSKILFMDEATASVDSQTDAVIQKIIREDFADRTIISIAHRIPTVMDCDKVLVIDAGLSKEYDKPSRLLERPSLFGALVKEYSNRSAQI, encoded by the exons ATGTCACCACACCTTCAAACTTTGTTACCACTTCATCTGAACATGTCTTCTTCCTttccaccttcttggctcactTCCCCTTCCTGCTCCACCTTGGACATAGATTCATCTTCCCCTACTGCGTTTCTCACAGTTCAGTGGTTAAGGTTCCTTCTTCTATCACCATGTCCTCAACGACTCATTCTCTCTGCTATTGACTTCATCTTCTTGCTCACTCTCTCAGCCTTTGCAGCTGTTAAACTATATTCTAGATTCTCTTCCCCACATagctcttcctcttccaccacCAAACCCCTTTTGCATGAGAAACACTTTGAGCATAAAGTCACCTTCTTGTTCAAACTAACCTTCTTGGTAACCACCCTTTTGCTCGCAGCTTACACTGTTCTTGGCGTCTTGGCCTTCACTCAAACGAGTCTTTCTTCATGGACAGTCATAGAGGCGCTCTTTCGGCTCTTCCAAGCTGTGGCCAACATGGTGGTTGTGATCCTATTGGTTCACGAGAACAAGTTCAAAGCTTCAGAGCACCCTTTCTCGCTGAGAATGTATTGGATTGGAAACATGGTGGTTTCGTGCTTTTTTGCCATTTCAG GTATTGTTCGTTTTGTAACTGTGGATGGAGCGAGGTTGGAGCCTAGTTTGAGAGTGGATGATGTGTTTTCTTTGGTTAATCTTCCACTTTCTGCGTTCCTTTTCGTGGTAGCAACGAAGGGGGTAACGGGGATTCAGGTGATTGGAGTTTCTGATGATGTTGCAACATATCAGAGCCTTTCCAATGACAGAAACTCGAGTCCTTATGCTCATTCCTCTGTTTTTTCCAAAATACTCTGGCTTTGGATGAACCCTGTGCTGAACAAAGGCTACCGAGCACCCCTGAAGCTCAATGATGTGCCTTCTCTTCCTCTGGAGTTTCGTGCAGAAAAAATGTCAGAGCTTTTCCAGAGCAATTGGCCGAAGGAAGAGGATAACTGCAAGCACCCGGTTGGTGTCACCTTGTTCAGATGCTTCTGGAGGCACATAGCTTTCACTGGCTTCCTTGCAGTCATAAGACTTGCGGTTATGTACGTTGGTCCAATGCTTATTCAGAGCTTTGTTGACTTCACCTCAAGGAAAGACAGCACCCCTCTTGAAGGACTCATTCTGATTCTGATCCTGttcttttcaaaatcagttGAGGTCCTCTCTGTGCACCAGTTCAACTTCAACTCTCAGAAACTAGGCATGTTGATGCGTTCCAGCATCATCACTTCAGTGTACAAGAAGGGTTTGAGGCTTTCAAGTTCCTCAAGGCAGGCTCATGGCACTGGGCAGATTGTGAATCACATGGCTGTTGATGCACAACAGCTCTCAGATTTGATGATGCAGTTTCACCCCATATGGTTGATGCCACTGCAAGTAGCTGCAGCTTTGGCTCTTATCTACAACAGTATTGGCTTGTCAGCACTTGCAGCACTGCTTGGAACCAGCTTGGTGTTTATTTTCACTCTCATTCGCACCAAGAAGAGCAACAGCTTTCAGTTCAGGATCATGAAGAGCCGTGACTTGAGGATGAAGGCCACCAATGAGTTGCTTAACAACATGCGTGTGATCAAGTTCCAAGCCTGGGAGGAGTACTTTGGCAACAAGATTCAGCAGTTTAGAGAAGCTGAACATGGTTGGATTGGAAAGTTCTTGTACTACTTTGCCATCAACATGGGGGTTCTGACCACTGCTCCTTTGTTGGTGTGTGTTCTCACATTTGGAGCTGCCATTCTTCAGGGTGCTCCTTTGAATGCTGGTACTGTGTTCACAATCACTTCAGTGATCAAGATTTTGCAAGAGCCTGTGAGGACCTTCCCTCAGGCTCTCATCTTGATTTCCCAAGCGATGATATCTCTTGGGAGGTTGGATGAGTTCATGATGAGCAAGGAAATGGATGAGGGTGCAGTGGAGAGATTGGAGGGATGTGATGGTGACATTGCTGTGGAGATCAAGAATGGGGAATTCTCCTGGGATGATGCAGATGCCAATGTGGCTCTGAAAGTTGAAGACTTGGAAATTAAGAGAGGGGACCATGCTGCTGTTGTGGGAACAGTTGGGTCAGGCAAGTCTTCTTTGCTGGCTTCTTTGTTAGGGGAAATGATCAAGATATCAGGAAAG GTCAGAGTTTGTGGGTCAGTAGCCTATGTAGCACAGACATCATGGATTCAGAATGCAACAATCCAAGAGAACATAATGTTTGGTTTACCAATGAACAGAGAGAAGTACGAGGAAGCTATAAGAGTGTGTTGCCTAGAAAAGGATCTTGAAATGATGGAATATGGAGACCAAACTGAGATTGGAGAAAGGGGTATTAACCTCAGTGGTGGTCAGAAGCAACGTGTACAACTTGCTAGAGCTGTATACCAAGACTGTGACATCTATCTCCTTGATGATGTATTCAGTGCTGTTGATGCACAAACTGGCTCCTTTATTTTCAAG GAATGTATCATGGGGGCTCTTAAAAACAAGACCATTCTACTTGTAACCCACCAAGTTGACTTCTTGCATAATGTTGACTGTATAATG GTGATGAGAGAAGGGAGAATCGTGCAAAGTGGGAAGTATGATGAACTTCTGAATGCAGGTCTGGATTTTGGTGCACTTGTGGCTGCTCATGAATCCTCTATGGAGATTGCTGAGTCTAGCGATAAAGGTGGTGATGATTCGATTCAGTCTCCAAAACTGGCTCGAATCCCctcaaaagaaaaggaaaaggaaggTGAAAAGCAACCTCAAGATCAAGCTAAGTCAGCTAACACCACAGCAAAACTCATTGAAGATGAGGAAAGAGAAACTGGGCGTGTGAACCTGAAAGTGTATGAACACTACTTCACTGAAGCATTTGGGTGGTGGGGTATTGTTCTGATGCTGGCAATGTCTCTAACATGGATTTTGTCTTTCTTGGCTGGTGACTACTGGCTAGCAATTGGAACTGCAGAAGGCAGTAACTTTGCTCCTTCTACATTCATCACTGTCTATGCTTGCATAGCAGTTGGTGTAACTTTTGTTGTGATGGCAAGATCACTCTTATTTACCTATTGGGGTCTCAAGACATCTCAGAGCTTCTTCAGTGGAATGCTTCAAAGCATCTTGCATGCACCAATGTCATTCTTTGACACCACTCCCTCTGGCAGAATTTTGAGTCGT GTATCTACTGATATACTTTGGATTGACATATCAATTCCAATGTTAGTAAACTTCGTAATGGTGGCATACTTCTCAGTGATCAGCATTCTCTTTGTAACATGCCAAAATGCTTGGGAAACGGTCTTCCTCTTGATCCCACTGTTCTATCTTAATAACTGGTATAGG AAATATTACCTTGCATCTTCTCGGGAATTGACTCGCCTTGATTCCATCACCAAAGCTCCTGTTATTCACCACTTTTCAGAAACCATTGCTGGTGTTATGACCATTCGTGGCTTCAGAAAACAGAACACATTTTGTCAAGAAAATATTGACAAAGTGAATGCTAGTCTGAGAATGGATTTCCACAACAATGGTGCTAATGAATGGCTTGGTTTTCGCTTGGACTACATGGGAGTGGTTTTCCTTTGCATTGCCACTGTTTTTATGATCTTTCTCCCAAGTGCTATCATTAGGCCAG AATATGTTGGTCTGTCTTTGTCCTATGGTTTGGCTCTGAGTAGTCTTTTGGCATTTACTATAACAATGACTTGCTCTGTTGAGAACAAAATGGTTTCAGTTGAGAGAATAAAGCAGTTCACCAACCTTCCCTCAGAAGCGCCATGGAAAATGGCTGATAGCTCTCCTCCTAAGAATTGGCCCAGCCATGGCCACATTGAGTTAAACAATTTGCAG GTTCGGTATCGGCCAAATACTCCTCTGGTTCTGAAAGGAGTCTCTCTCACCATTGAAGGAGGAGAAAAGATTGGTGTTGTTGGTCGAACAGGGAGTGGGAAATCAACCCTCATTCAGGTGTTATTTAGGTTGATTGAGCCTTCAGCAGGGAAAATAACTGTTGATGGGATCAACATTTGCACTGTGGGCCTTCATGATCTGAGGTCTCGATTTGGAATTATCCCTCAAGATCCTGTTCTCTTTCAAGGAACAGTACGAAGCAACATTGATCCCCTTGGACTGTACTCAGAAGAAGAAATCTGGAAG AGCCTAGAACGTTGCCAACTGAAAGAAGTGGTGGCTGCAAAGTCTGAGAAACTTGAGGCTTCAG TGGTTGATGGTGGAGACAATTGGAGTGTGGGGCAAAGACAGCTTCTGTGCTTGGGAAGGATCATGCTAAAACGCAGCAAAATACTGTTCATGGATGAAGCAACAGCATCTGTTGATTCACAAACTGATGCTGTGATACAGAAAATCATCCGTGAGGATTTTGCAGATCGTACAATTATCAGCATTGCTCACAGAATACCTACAGTCATGGACTGtgacaaagttttagtcattgATGCAG GGCTTTCAAAAGAATATGACAAGCCATCACGTTTGCTAGAAAGGCCTTCACTTTTTGGAGCATTGGTAAAGGAGTACTCCAATAGATCTGCACAAATATAG